The region AACTTTAGGCAAAAAAATCCTCCTTCATCAGAATAGACTTGGTCTAAGTGTCCGAAAGAGGTAGAAATAATTGAGCTTTGTATATTCGCTTGAATGTTATTTAGTTGTTTATTTGCGTGCATTTGTTGTAATTCTTATttagtttgattatttcattttcgcaTGTTTTTAGTATGTTTTTAGTATAGTTAGCCTTGTATGTGATGATCTTTGTAGCATGCGTGTTCATTATTTCATGCCCGTTGTACTTTTATCATAAAGGAGTGGCTCGCTTCCAAACCAGCTTTCAATTCAAAGCATGGACTTTTCCCTGACAACAATTTTCAGTTAGAAATGTTGTATTTGTCACCCCTGTGATGTGTTTACAGATGCCTTGCCCGTTAGTGATAGCCTACCCACCCGTATTCAGACATGTTTGGGAAACTGCCATTGTCTTTGCCTAGACACTACCCAGCAGGATACTGGTTTATGAAATAGCACCATATGCCACACATATATAggctatttgaaaatttgatgtctgtcaaaaatattcatcataattGAAGATTTAGTAAACATCAGTCATCTTTGATTATAGATTATCTACTTCCCATTGTCctaatcagtagattatcaCGGATTAGCCTAATCAGTATCAGCTAATTGTCACTTGTCTGACTAGAGTTCCCAAACTGCATGTGGTTTGTCTGACTCTGGTTTAATGAGATTATAACTGAAACAATACTCATCAATTAAGCGGTCAGTTGTCAGCGTGTAGAAGtatgattttgtttattgAATCAAGTTGAGTTTGTTGgcaaaaatcaacaaaatatcCTTCCAACATTCTAAACTGTTTCTAGTTTTGtgcaatttttttaaaagctATCCTCAATATTGCATGTTATCGCCATAGTTAATGGTTTGTTCTTTAAACTGTCGAATAACTTATTTTTAACGAGATAcaagtattttgtgttttctCTACTATTAATGGTttattctttcaactcaagtaatataatgttttacaacttCCCAATTAAAAAACAAGTTTCTAAAATAAAGAACCTTTCAAATTTCTCTTGCAATTCTGTGGCAAATAGGATTAAAGCCAATGTGCAGCTATCTCTATTGTAAAGGTGTTGATGAGTCTATTGTATATATGACCATATATCAACCCCAATTAGATTCTTACACTTGACAATTAACAATTCTATGTATATGACAATTAGTCAGGACTGTGGAAAACATCCATGCAATACATAGAGGTCAGTTCGATTGTTTTCCTCAGAACAAGTGACAAACTCAGCGCTGAACACAGATCAGTACTTTGCCATGTTTCTACAACAACTGTTTTTATGTTGATGAGAATTCATAACCAAGCTATCTGACACGATGTCCACTCAGTGATAGTATATATACGCGCATCTCTAGTTTGGATTACATTCAGTCTATGGATAGGTTTCAACCTGAACACTTAGAATATCCGACTATGTCCGAGTGTTATTGTAAAGTTCTGTGCTCCGTATTTAAACAAAACGTATCTTTAATCAGGTACTGGCGGTTTTGCGTTGAAAGttgaaagtatatttttgttgCAATTTTTGAGACGAGTTTCTTAACGGATGTTTTCTATTCCAGTCGACCGAAACCGACAACTCTACTTAGGAAAATTCAATCGATGCCACAAAATGGGGTAAGTACATGAAATTTGAGTACATTTGATATCATACTTCATTTTAACTGAAGTATGAATAATTTCTTATCGCCGTATGatatcaatttaatttcttcttctCTCTTACAGTTTTACAGTCCTCTATCATTATTTGAGGACGCTCAAAGGATGGGTACTGTGCCTCTTAGTCCTAAATTTCCGAGTCCTCATGCAAAGTACACTAGCGGTAGTTTTGTTTTCCACGATGAGAGCTCTCATGACAGCGGTCTCGGGGACAGTCATTCCTGCAAGGTATCCATTCATTTTAGTTTTCTTCTACTATAGTTTTGTAAGgaatagaaatgaattttaagAATTTTAGGATTTCGTGGTTTCATTACTTGCTCTAAGAATGCTGATAATCAtttcttgttttcttttttttctgaagGATGAAGATTTCCACTTTACAGCACCAGTTGGTATGCCCCCTCGTAGCAATAAGAAACATTTCAACGATGATACCTGTTCACCTTTCAGTTATTCACCTCTCAATAAAGAAAAACGTGGCAATCAGCTACCTCCAACTTGTCTCGTAAGTCCTCAAAGAAACCATATTTTAGTTCATGAATAAGAAGAAATGGATTCAGTATGTTTGCATTCCTCTTGCCTTGTGTTTTCACACACAGGTGCtcaaaatgatagaaatctcAATAggaaattctgaaataaaactTCCGTGTATACTGAACTTAATTTTGATCAGAGTTTTTTAATCCTTGAGAgacatatagaaaaaccatgaTTAACCATCAACTTGAAATGAAGTTAGGATTGACTTGAAATAAGGTGAAAATGCATCTATGGTGTGTAATATGTTGAATATATGACCACGatttgtgtttctatttaatAGTTCTCGCCCGATGAGAAACCTCTGTGCGCTAGCCCGCAAATCATGAAGAAAAAGAGAATTCCGTTAAAAACGCTGATGTCATCGGATTCGAACATCAGCGTCGACGAGGACGACGGCTTTCTAGAAATGATGGACGATATCGACGAAATGGACGACGTCAACAAAGTCTCCGGTTTAAAAGATCTCATTAAAGCTCCGATTCTTTCGTCGACGTGTAGCTTCGCCGAGGCTAAGAAATCTCATGACAACAGAGAAAATATCTCCCCGCCTTGGAAGGTAATAAGTCTTTTCCGTTTGAATCGGATTCTGTTCGTGTTTGTCGGACTTGTTTCAACGTTTGACTTCATTCGTTACTTAATTGAACTGGTAATTTCTCTCATTTCAGAAACGCGTTTTACCGCGTGGACTGTTCCGATCGCCGAGTGCTCCTCGCTTGAATTTGGAGCAGGCGTACGAAAGAGGGCGGCCATCTTTCAAACGTCCGGACCCGCCGCGTGATGATCTCACTCCTGTGCTATCTAAACGTAGGAAAAGCGTACCAAATTTGACTGATGAAGCCGAAAGCAATATAAGTCCTCGAAGTGTAAGTATTTCTCGCGATATAGCAAATTTTCTGATGGAATATTAATTGAAGTTGTAATAAATGGTGAGATAAAAGCGTTCTGGTGCGGTTCATTCCATGTATGCGTAGTGTTATAGTTTTAtgttcttttatttctagttggCTGCTAAAGTTGAACGGTGCAATACAGACAATGAACTCGTCATCAAATCAGCTCTAAGCAGAGGTAGGTTAAGTCCAAATCTTTTTGAAGATTTTACCAAATCGGCCGTACTGAAAACTGTATAAAATGTAATCCGATAGATGGTTCATAGATTTGTGAATTTGTGTTTGTTTTAGGTGCTATAGATTCGAACTTGATTGGTGATTGCAGTAGGGTAGGTATTCTCATAATTCTGCTGTGTTTGTCAGTTAGAGTCATAGTAAAAACTGCAAATTTTGAACTGAtcaaaaaccatttatttgaTGTTTGCATATTTCTTGTATTTTATAGGCTTACTGTCTTCCGCATGTACGTGGAAATCATTCCGACTTGAAATACATCACACCAGACACAGTATGTATTTAACCATTGATCTGTGGGGAAAGAATGTTTACAAAAATTTCAGGTTCCTGAACCAATATTTTGTACTTTTACAGTTGGCTGATTTAGTTGATGGTAAATATGGTGATATTGTAGAGCAGTTTCACATAGCTGACTGTCGCTATCCATACGAGTTTAATGGTGGACATATCAAGGTAAGAAGACAATCAGACTTCTTTGATGTCTCCTGTTATGAACATTtctctttcaaaatttgttgTCCTGAACCGTAAATTTTTTCCTATCTATTGAGATGACCTTTTCAAAACCTTTTCTtaatgtttgaattttagggTGCTAAGAATTTATATTCTCGTGAGGATATCAAAAGAGAATACCTCGAAAATCGAAAAACAGTCACAGACAAAAACAAACGATTGGTCATCATATTCCACTGTGAATTTTCTTCGGAACGAGGACCAAAACTGTAAGCATATCAAGAGAGCTGTTTGTAACTTATGTTTAGGTTTTCCTAGGAATTTTTGATAGAATCCTCCCAACTACTTTCCATGATGGAAATTGTCTTCCCTTTGAAAGTATTTCTTTGGCCGTCTCAGAATTTTAGTATCCCAGTTATTCAGGAAATTTGAAGTTAGTGGAATTTTCAGTTGTGAGATTTTGTGTCAATTTTTAGATCGCGTTATTTGAGAGGAGAAGATCGTACAGTGAACGCAGCTGACTACCCGGCGCTCTATTACCCGGAGATTTATCTCTTGGAAGGCGGATACAAGGCTTTCTACAATCAGACTCATCTGCGCGACTTGTGCGAACCTCAAGCGTACACGCCGATGTTACACGAAGATTACACGCAGGATCTTAAGCATTTCCGCGCGAAATCGAAATCGTGGAATGGCGAGAAGAGCAACCGATTTAAAACCGGTCGAAAATATTAACGAAAGGAGAACATAGTCAATTACGATAAATGATAATAGCGTAGACAAAGAGAGGGACTTAGTTGCtatcgaaacgttgaaatgtGCAAATTATTTTATTGTTACAAATGAAGTCTGTTACACAGGCTTTAATTGTTATCTTGTAcaaatctattaatattattattgtgTACATAACGAATtattaatataatttattatttatggGTCGTTGTTTCGACCCGgcagaaatataaattcatacGCCTTCATATTCTGAAAATCCTCAAAATCCTACCATATTTAGAACTATGTAACGTAATCGTAGATATGCTGTTATTGTTGGTTTTTTGTGCGATCGTGCTTAGATTTCTCGTAGTTCGTTTGACATTGTCATAATTGTCTTAAGAATTTCTACCGAGTAATTCGCGTTCGCTGTCACGTTACGATAACAATCAAATTTAGTGTTTTTTCGCACATTTTTTGCGCTAATTCGGCTGAATTATCCCAAACATCTGAAATTGGAGTGCTATACGCAGTTGTTTGTCAGAAGAACTTTTCCGTGCTGTTAAAAAGCCGAATTAGTGAAAAATTATATAGAATTTGAACATATTTACGATTACATTTCATGTTTTTACCTCCATCATCAGCTGACTATATTCAATCAGATCAAAAACTTGTCTCAGTCATGAACAGTATTTCCGTGTTAGGGTTATCCATTTATTAACAGGCACAATGGgaagtatttgaaatattcttttcatgCTGATAAATGGATGACTCTTgattttattagtttttaGGAGCAGATGGCTATTTGATCTCGAGGTTGATGTGAATCATTGATTGTTAGATTTTAGGTAGATTTAAGTTGGTGATTTCAAAGCTTTTTTAAACGTATAGAAACTAGGTAATTGATGAATAAAAAGAAGACCGTTTTGTCACATTGACAA is a window of Tubulanus polymorphus chromosome 2, tnTubPoly1.2, whole genome shotgun sequence DNA encoding:
- the LOC141898262 gene encoding M-phase inducer phosphatase 1-like, which produces MADFTDCKKHKISSQMLSAFGRSNSTGMMSPASSVGSSPGTVFSPMTNLAMTLGQLNTSSDLIDTPKRKLSMSLGSPTPSSSCRPRLSWSDGKKMPSLDEVDGSPFILKFPRSTEKNRPKPTTLLRKIQSMPQNGFYSPLSLFEDAQRMGTVPLSPKFPSPHAKYTSGSFVFHDESSHDSGLGDSHSCKDEDFHFTAPVGMPPRSNKKHFNDDTCSPFSYSPLNKEKRGNQLPPTCLFSPDEKPLCASPQIMKKKRIPLKTLMSSDSNISVDEDDGFLEMMDDIDEMDDVNKVSGLKDLIKAPILSSTCSFAEAKKSHDNRENISPPWKKRVLPRGLFRSPSAPRLNLEQAYERGRPSFKRPDPPRDDLTPVLSKRRKSVPNLTDEAESNISPRSLAAKVERCNTDNELVIKSALSRGAIDSNLIGDCSRAYCLPHVRGNHSDLKYITPDTLADLVDGKYGDIVEQFHIADCRYPYEFNGGHIKGAKNLYSREDIKREYLENRKTVTDKNKRLVIIFHCEFSSERGPKLSRYLRGEDRTVNAADYPALYYPEIYLLEGGYKAFYNQTHLRDLCEPQAYTPMLHEDYTQDLKHFRAKSKSWNGEKSNRFKTGRKY